The DNA segment GGCGGGTCCGCACCAGATCGCCTTCCGCGCCCACGATGTCCCCCACGTCCAGGTCGGCCCAGAGCCCGTACGCGGCCTCGCCCATCCGCTCCGCGCGAAGGTAAAGCTGGATGGTACCGCTCTCGTCCCGGAGGTCGGCGAAGCTCACCTTACCGTGGGTGCGCCTCGCCATGAGCCGTCCGGCCAGGCGGCAGCGCGATCCCTGCAGCTCGTCGAAGCGCTGCAGGAGCTCCGATACCGCGTGGCTGCGCGGGTAGGCTCCGGCGTAGACCTCCACCCCCCGCGCCCGAAGGCTCTCGAGCTTGGCCGCCCGCTGCTCGTCCACCCCGAGGGCGGACGGCTTCCCACGGTTCAGGGTCGCTTCATCAGCCGTACCCGGCACCTCCCGGAAACACCGCCGGGCCGGACCCGGTCGGGCCCGGCCTCGGTGGGAGCCTCAGTCGTGCACCACGTCGATGATCTCGAGCTGGATGATCCCGTCCGGGACCTTCACCGCCACGACCTCGCCCCGGTGGTGGCCCAGCAGGGCCCGGCCCACAGGGGATTCGTTGGAAATCAGGTTCTCCGAGGGGTCGGCCTCGGCAGAGCCGACCACCCGGTACTCCACTTCCTCACCCAGGTCCACATCTTTCACCCGAACGCGACTGCCCAGGGCGACGGCTCCGTCCCGCGTCTTCTCCGCGCTGACCACCCGGGCGCGCCGCAGCGTCTTTTCCAGCGCCGCGATGCGGCCCTCGATGAAGGCTTGTTCGTTCTTGGCGTCGTCGTACTCGCTGTTCTCGGAGATATCCCCCAGCTCACGGGCTGCCTTGATGCGTTCGGCCACCTCCCGACGCTTCTGGGTCTTCAGCATCTCCAGCTCACTCTCGAGCTTCGCCAGACCCTCTTTGGTCAGGAGGACTTCCTGCTCGTCGCTCATGCACAACGGCCTTCCTTTCGCCGGAGAAATCTTTCGCACCCGGTGCGCGCCGCGGGCTGCCGGTGGACCGCGCCCGAGACAAAGGCAAGCCACCCCTGGGACTCGGGGTGGCCCGGCGCAACGGGGACCCGCCGGCTGTACACAGCCAGATTCCTGGGGCGATTATACCCACGGGCGTAGTCCCCGTCAACGGAAGCGGGCCGCCCCGTGTCCCGCTAGCCTTCCTGTCCGCTCTCGTTCCGTCCGTAGCGACGCTGGAAGCGCTCGACGCGGCCGCCCCTTGCGGCCCGCTGGCGGGTTCCGGTGTAGTAGGGGTGGCACTGGGAACAGATCTCGACCCTCAGCGGCACCGCCGAGGTGGAACCCGTCTCGAACGAGTTCCCGCACGCGCACGTCACCGTGACGCGGTGGTATTCAGGGTGGATGCCCTGCTTCACGAGCCCTCACTCCCTTCCGAAGACGCCGGCCCGATTCTACCACGGTGACCTGCGCTCCGCAACCTGTGGGCTGTGGCTTCAGCGCAAGTAGCGCAGGGGATCCACCGGCTTGCCCGCCGTACGGATCTCGAAGTGGACGTGCGGGCCGGTGGAGTTGCCCGTGGACCCGCTGCGGGCGATCACCGTTCCCCGTGTGACCCTCTGCCCCCGCTTCACCTGCAACCGCGAGTTGTGGGCGTACCGGGTTTCGACCCCCCGGCCGTGATCGATGACGACCAGGTAGCCGTAGCCGCCGTTCCACCCCGCGTACCGGACGACCCCGTCGGCGGCCGCCCGGACCGGGGTACCCACGTCCACCGCCAGGTCCACGCCCTCGTGCATCCGCCCCCACCGCTGGCCGAAGCGGGAGGAGATCCTCCCCCGTACGGGCCAATCGAAGGCGCGGCGGAGGCGCCCGTTGGCGTCCACCAGGAGGAGCCGCTGGGCCACCAGGGCCTGAGCCCCGGGTACGAGCAGGACCGAGCCCAGCTTCAGCCGCGACGGATCCTGCAATCCGTTCGCCTCGACGATGGCCTGCAGGTCGGTGTTGTAGAGGCGGGCGATGTCCCAAAGGGTGTCGCCGGCCCCCACGGTGTGCAAGGCTCCCCGCAGGTTCGGAACCGCGACGGTCTGGCCGGGGCGGAGGCGGGTGGGATCGATGCCTTCGTTGGCCGCGGAGAGGGTATCCACGTCGATGCCGTACTGCCGCGCGATGGTCCACAGGCTCTCGCCGGCCTGGACCGTGTGCCGGTTGAGCTGGAAGGTGGTGGGACGGGCGGCCGTGACCTCCGGCGCCGGCTCGGTACCGCCCTCGGTTCGGGGTGGCTGGATCTCCTCGCTGGGAAGGCGCGAGGAGCCGGGCTCGGACGCGGGAAGGACGGTCGCACCTGGCAGCGACGCCCGCGCCGAGGCGGGCGCCACCTCCTCCTCGATGGAGGACCCGCCGGGGGTGCTGTCGTTCGGAAGCGGCTCCCCGCCCTCGTAGACCTCCTGGGCGAGGCGCCACTCGTCCGCGGGGACAGGCCCGCCCTCGGCCGGCACATCGCGCCGCCCACCGCCCACGCTGACCGCGACCAGGAGCGCGACCGCGACGAGCAGGGCGACGACGCTGTGCGGCGTCTTGGCCTCCATCTGGTTCCTCCCCCCGGCGCCCCCCACCCCAGGCTGCCCCGGGGTCGCGCCGTACAGATCGCCGTCCGGCCCTGATTCTTTCGGGGTGCCCGCAGCATTTCCTCCCTTGCCGGGACACGATTCCCTTCGGCAAGGATCGGCGCTTCCGGGGACGGGGACCGCTCAAGCGCGCCCGAGTTCACGTCCGGACATTCTCAGCGAACTGGGAGTGGATGATCATGTCGGTGAACTCCCGGTTGTTCTTGGTGTGCGTGAGCCGATCGATGATCAGGTCCGTCGTCTCCGCGGTCCCGAGGGAGCTGAGGACGCGGCGGAGGATCCAGGTCATCTCCAGCTCCTCGGGGGAGAGGAGCAGCTCTTCCTTCCGGGTGCCCGAGCGGTAGATGTCGATGGCCGGGAAAATGCGGCGCTCGGCCAGCTTCCGATCCAGATGGAGCTCCATGTTGCCGGTTCCCTTGAACTCCTCGTAGATGACCTCATCCATCCGGGAGCCCGTCTCGATGAGCGCCGTGGCGATGATGGTGAGGCTGCCGCCCTCCTCGATGTTCCGGGCGGCGCCGAAGAAGCGCTTGGGCCGGTGCAGGGCGGCGGGGTCCACGCCGCCCGACAGGGTGCGGCCACTGGGCGGTACCACCAGGTTGTGCGCCCGGGCGAAGCGGGTGATGCTGTCCAGCAGGATCACCACGTCCACCTTCTGCTCCACCAGGCGCCTGGCCCGCTCCAGTACCAGGTCGGCGACCCGCACGTGGTTCTCCGGCGGCTCGTCGAAGGTGGAGCTGACCACTTCGCCGTCCACCGAGCGCTGCATGTCGGTCACCTCTTCGGGGCGCTCGTCGATGAGAAGCACCATCAGGTGGACCTCCGGGTGGTTGACGGCGATGCTGTTGGCGATCTTCTTGAGGACCGTGGTCTTGCCGGCTTTGGGGGGCGAGACGATCATGCCCCGCTGCCCCTTGCCCAGAGGGGCGATGACGTCCATCAGGCGCGTGGCCACGTCGCCTGAGCCCTCGACCTCCAACCGGAGCCGCTCGTCGGGGTAGACAGGGGTGAGCTTGTCGAACTCGGGCCTGCGCCCCGCCTTCTCGGGATCGTCCATGTTGGCCGCCACCACCCGGAGAAGGGCGTGGTACCGCTCGCCTTCCTTGGGCTTGCGCACCTGGCCGGTCACCAGGTCGCCCGTGCGCAGCCCGAAGCGGCGGATCTGCGAAGGCGACACGTACACGTCCTCGGCGCCCGGCTCGTAGCCGTTCACCCGCAGGAAGCCGTACCCGTCGGGCAAGACCTCCAGGATACCATGGGTGAAGATGAGCCCTTCCTTTTCGGCTTGCTTCTTGAGGATGGCGAGGACCAGCTCGTTCTTGCGCAGCTTGGCCGCGCCGTTCATGCCCAGTTCCTTGGCCACTTCGTGCAGCTCCGCGGCCGTCTTGGTCTGAAGCTCCGAGATGTTCACTCCATACTCCTCCTTGCTTCCGGCTCCGCAGGGCTGTGCGCGCGAGAAGGCCCGATGATGACGATCG comes from the Limnochorda pilosa genome and includes:
- the greA gene encoding transcription elongation factor GreA, which produces MSDEQEVLLTKEGLAKLESELEMLKTQKRREVAERIKAARELGDISENSEYDDAKNEQAFIEGRIAALEKTLRRARVVSAEKTRDGAVALGSRVRVKDVDLGEEVEYRVVGSAEADPSENLISNESPVGRALLGHHRGEVVAVKVPDGIIQLEIIDVVHD
- a CDS encoding peptidoglycan DD-metalloendopeptidase family protein, which codes for MEAKTPHSVVALLVAVALLVAVSVGGGRRDVPAEGGPVPADEWRLAQEVYEGGEPLPNDSTPGGSSIEEEVAPASARASLPGATVLPASEPGSSRLPSEEIQPPRTEGGTEPAPEVTAARPTTFQLNRHTVQAGESLWTIARQYGIDVDTLSAANEGIDPTRLRPGQTVAVPNLRGALHTVGAGDTLWDIARLYNTDLQAIVEANGLQDPSRLKLGSVLLVPGAQALVAQRLLLVDANGRLRRAFDWPVRGRISSRFGQRWGRMHEGVDLAVDVGTPVRAAADGVVRYAGWNGGYGYLVVIDHGRGVETRYAHNSRLQVKRGQRVTRGTVIARSGSTGNSTGPHVHFEIRTAGKPVDPLRYLR
- the rpmE gene encoding 50S ribosomal protein L31 produces the protein MKQGIHPEYHRVTVTCACGNSFETGSTSAVPLRVEICSQCHPYYTGTRQRAARGGRVERFQRRYGRNESGQEG
- the rho gene encoding transcription termination factor Rho codes for the protein MNISELQTKTAAELHEVAKELGMNGAAKLRKNELVLAILKKQAEKEGLIFTHGILEVLPDGYGFLRVNGYEPGAEDVYVSPSQIRRFGLRTGDLVTGQVRKPKEGERYHALLRVVAANMDDPEKAGRRPEFDKLTPVYPDERLRLEVEGSGDVATRLMDVIAPLGKGQRGMIVSPPKAGKTTVLKKIANSIAVNHPEVHLMVLLIDERPEEVTDMQRSVDGEVVSSTFDEPPENHVRVADLVLERARRLVEQKVDVVILLDSITRFARAHNLVVPPSGRTLSGGVDPAALHRPKRFFGAARNIEEGGSLTIIATALIETGSRMDEVIYEEFKGTGNMELHLDRKLAERRIFPAIDIYRSGTRKEELLLSPEELEMTWILRRVLSSLGTAETTDLIIDRLTHTKNNREFTDMIIHSQFAENVRT